TATTTTAGTATTACTAGTTGGTAGTGCTATCAAAAAGAAATTTCCTATCTTAGAAAGATTCTTTATTCCTGGACCAGTTGTTGGTGGTGTTGTCTTTTCTATAATTCTTTTAATAGGACATATTACTGGTTCATTTTCTTTTGCTTTCGATGGTATTTTAAAAGATTTCTTAATGGTTGCTTTCTACTCAACAGTTGGATATTTAGCAAGTTTTGAATTATTAAAAAAAGGTGGAGTTGGAGTTGTTTTATTCTTGTTATCAGCTGTTATTCTAGTAGTTATTCAAGATTCATTAGGAGTTTTCTTAGCTAAAATCTTTGGTTTACATCCTTATATAGGACTTGCTGCTGGTTCTATTCCTTTAACTGGAGGACATGGTACTGCTGGAGCTTTTGGTCCATTATTAGAAGAAGCTGGTGCTGGTGGGGCTTTCTCTGTTGCAATTGCTTCTGCTACATATGGATTAGTAGCTGGATGTTTAATAGGAGGTCCTATAGCTAAAAAACTTATGGAAAAACATAATTTAATTGCTAAGAAAGATCAAACTCCTCACCAAACTAAAAGAGAAATAGATAATGAAGTTTTTGAAGGAGACATAGATACTTATGAAGAAAAAGTAAGCGAAACTACTATTTTCCAAGCTGTTGTTTTTATAGGATTAGCTATGGGATGTGGAGCATGGATTCCTCCTTTTGTTAAAGAACATTTAGGATTCGCTATCCCTGTTTATTTAGGACCTATGGTTGTTGCTGCTTTACTTAGAAATGTTATGGATATGGCTAAAAAGAAATTACCTTTAAATGAAATTTCTATGTTAGGAAATATAGCATTATCTGTATTTCTTTCTATGGCTTTAATGTCTATGAAACTTTGGGAACTTGCTGCTTTAGCATTACCTTTAATTGCTATGCTTTTAATTCAAACTTTCATAATGGGAATATTTGCTTATTTTATTACATTTAATATTATGGGAAGAGATTATGATGCCGCTGTTATAGCTTGTGGACATTGTGGATTTGGTTTAGGAGCTACTCCTAATGCAATGGCTAATATGGAAGCATTTACTAAAGCAAATGGTCCATCTGTTAAAGCTTTCTTTGTTATTCCTTTAGTTGGGTCTTTATTTATTGATTTCTTCAATGCAGTTATTATAACTTTCTTTATGAATATGTTTAAATAAAATAAATATAGAAATAATAAAAAAAAGCACGATTTTTATCGTGCTTTTTTAGTATATAATATTATACTCATAAATAATAATTTTATTCCTCCTCATAATCATAACCTTAAATATATTTTTTCTAAATATTTCTTTAAATACTGGGATAATATTTCTTCTTTCTTTCATGATACACATAAATAATATATTCTTAACAATATCAACTCTTTTTTTCTATAAGTTCGGTTTCTCTCAGTTCCTTTGTACTTCTTTCCTTCATAAATTTATTCAATCTTTTTCTTGTAAATCTAAATTTTATCTTTCTTATAGAAGTTTATGCTGAAATAGGCTTCTTCTCTTGATTTTAAACTTCTTAATGTTTCTTATATTCATATGATTTTTTTCTTACTAATTTTATTAAAAATTTTTTCCTAACTAATCAATAATTATTTAAAAATCTTTCTGATACTACTTTCTTTTTCATTTTCATTAAATATCCTTTTAATAAAATCGATATATAATTTTATATTTCTAAAAAATTAGAAATGTATGAATAGATACTTGCTTATGTTATGTAAAATGTTATTATTGCTAAAGATTATAGTTCATTTGTAGATGTTGGTTTATTAAATAGACTTTCTTTACTTTCTCCAACTGCTTTTGGAGAGGGAAATAGACTTTTTACAGAATTTAAAGGAGCTTTAACAGAAAACTATATACTTCAAAGTTTAATACCTCAATTTGAAGTTTCTCCTAGATATTGGTCTGATAATGTCTATGAAATAGATTTTATTATTCAAAATGAAAATGATATTCTCCCTATTGAAGTCAAAATAGAAAAAAATACTAAAGGTAAAAGTCTTTTAAAATTTAAAGAAAAATATTCAGATGATGTAAAATTAAGAGTTAGATTTTCTTTTGATAATTTAACTCTTGATGATGATTTATTAAACATACCTTTATTTATGGCAGACTACAGTAAAAAATTTATTGATATAGCTTTAAAAAAATTAAATAAATAATCATAAATGTGAAGATTTATATTTTTATAGTATATAAAATCTTCACATTTTTATTTTATAATCTAATTTTCAATAATTTTTATTTTTTCATTTTTATTCAAGATTTTATAAAGAGTTATCTCAAATATTTTTGGGTGCTACCTCAATGATTTTTTATAAATTTTTAGAAAGTCAAAAAAAGAAAAAACCCCACAAACACAAGGCTTGTGAGGTGTTGTATATAAAAATAAACTGTAAAAAATTATCTTTTTGAGAATTGGAAATCCTTGATTTTATTAGTATGAATATACATTTTGTTACCTGTGTGTTACCTACAAGGGTATTTTTTATAGTTCTGAAAAGTTTATTACTATAATTTTTTAACTATTCTTACTTTCTTATAAAATCTTTTGTATAAAATTTTATAAAATTTTCTCCATCAAAATGATAATGATTCAAAAGTTTAAATATTTCATCTTGATTGTAACTTTTTAACATCGATAATCCTTTTGCTAATTCTTTTGTATTTTCTTTTAATAATTCTAATTTCTCTTTATCTATACATCTCATTTTATCATTAGGATAAGCATCTTTTGAAATATAATTACTTGGATGAATTATTATAGGAATAGCTTCAAATCTGTTAGATAAATTATAAGTTTCTTCAAACCAATGTATAGATCCTGATAATTGATTACAATAATTTTTTGAGATTGTTTCACTTTTTGCTTCATTTTTACATTCAATTACTAAATAATATTTTGGAGTTATTGCCCATAAATTATCAGGTCCCTTACCTTTATCTTTATCTGGTCTTATTGAAGGAAATCCTAATAGTTCCCCTAATTCCATTATTCCTTCTTCAAAAGAATTATAATCAGCATCATCAAAGTTTAAGTTTATTCTTATTGTATTCATTTTTATACTATATTCATTTGAAGTTAAATCTTTTAACTTTTCAATCAATAAATCTACTTGTGGTTTTGGCTCAATTATTTTCCTTTGTTTTTTTATTCCTTCAATTGGATTTACTAATAGTTTTGAATAAATGTGTGCATTATTCAATAAATTCTGTGCTTCTATAATACTTATAGAATTAAAATATTTAGCAGCTTTTTGGAGTAATAACCCTTTTAATTCTGAACTAATTGTCAAATTAGTTTCAGCAAATTTTATTATTTTTTTTACTCCTAATTCTATTTCTCCTTTTAAAACCAAGTCATAACATTCCCTTAACAATTTTGTTTCAGAAGTTATAGCTAAAGTTCTATCATATTTTTTATCTGCTAATTCCCCTTTTAATGATTGAATCCACTCTTTATTTCTTTTTAAGCAATAATCCATGAGTTCATTAAGAACTTCAATGGTTACTTCATTTTGGCTTTTTACTGCTTCCATTAATTGCATTGAAACTTCATACTGAGTTAATGTAGCTACTGAAAATAGTTTTTCTAATTTAAATTTATTTCTTACAATTAAATCCGTTAATAAATCTCCTAATAAAATTACTACACAATAGTCATCACTTGAACGAACACCTCTTCCCATTCCTTGTTCAATTTTTTGAATTGTATTAGCCATTGTTTCTATATTATTTCCTAAAATCCCCTCTATTAATTTTGCATATTTTCTTTCTACTTTAGGTAAATCATCAATTACTAAAATTCTACACATTTCATTAGGTAAATCTATTCCCTCATACCTATTAACTAAAACTACTAAACCAACATGCCTATTTTTTAAATCTTCTATACTTTTTTTTATATTTTCTTTTTCTACTATTAAATCTGCATACTCTTTCCATCCATTAGCTTTTTTTATAGAAGATACTAATACAATTACATTATAATCTTTAGATTTTTCCTTTAAACTCAACTTTATTTCATCATCATTTAAATTTGGATTCATTAATTTAGGAGTTAAAATCATTCTTTCTCCTATATCTGAACATGTTTTAGGAGTTATTGCTTCATCTAAACTTGATAAATTCAAATAACTTGATAATAAATTGTCATTAGCTAATGTAGCTGTGGTAAATATTCTTCTTTCACATTTTTGATATGATTGTATTGTGTCTATTGGTATCTGATCAAAAGTTATTTCTATACTATTTTTGTCAATAATGCATTCATACCATTTTAAATTTTCTTTTACCAAATCAATTTTAAAAGTTACTTCTTTTTCTTCTAAACCTTTTTTCTCTCTTTCTTCTTCTTCTAATAAAAGTTTAAATACTTCATTACATTTTTTTTGCCATATCCAAAATGGAACTACCATAGCTCCTTGTAATCTACCATATTTAAGTTCTTCATATTTTAAAGGATCTTGTTCTTTTAAGGTAGTTTCAAATTTTGAAAGTATTTTAGTATAAATTTCTCGATCTTTACTAAGTTTTATAGTAAACTGTTCTTCTAATATTGATAATATAGCATGAACATCATCAAATAAAATTGTCCCTATCTCCCCTTCTTTGAATTTACTTTTTCCATTAAATAATTGATGTGAATTTATCACCAATATTGATTTTCCTAAATAAAAATCAGGATCCTTGTCATTATCTGTTACCTCTATTCCTAAGTTAATAGCTTCTTTTTTTACCTGTTCTTTTAAAAAATTATTTGGAACCACATAAATTGCAGGGCCTTTTTTTTCATTTAAAGAACTTTTTAAAATTAGTAATGATACTAAAGTCTTTCCTCCCCCGGTATTCATTTTTATTATTGTATCTTTTTTGCTTTCTCTTTTTTCATACCACTCTTCTAAAACTTGAGATTGGACATCTCTTAAATATTCATATTTTTTAGGTAATGCATTAAATAATTCAGTAGGATTTATTATAGTATTCTTTGAATTTTTCTTTCCAATTGAATTAAAATTTATATTTAAAGCTACCATTCACTTTCCTCCTAAATTTTATAATTTTTATCTTAAAATTTTCACATATTATTATATCATATATTTCGATAAGAATTTCATTTTTATAATTTCTTGACTATTTTGATATTTTTATTCTATAGCTTATATTTCTTCCTTCTCTTATTTTCTCTATAAGTCCTAGTTCTAACATTTCCTTTAAATTTTTTATTACTCCACTACTTGTTAATCTTATTAGTACTTGTAATTCCTCATTTGTTATAGTTCCTTTTTCATCTAATATATCTAATATTTTTCTATAAGTTTTCTTTACTGCAACTCCATTTATTGTATAACTTATCTTTGGTAATGTTATTCTATATACTCCACCTAGTGATTCTATTGTGGGTTCTAACTTATATTCTTTGTATTCTCTAAGTATTTTCTCTATCCCTTTACCTGCTCTATTTGTAATTCCTAAATATCTAAAAATTTCCATTATCTCATTATTTCTACAAACTGATATTCCTAGAGTTAATCCTTTAGGAGAAATATTACTTGGTATCTCTCCTAAAGATATTATCTCTATTCTATCATTATATATTTTAACTATAGTATTCCCTTTAATTATATAATCTCTATGAATAATAGCATTACATATAGCTTCTCTTATGCTTTCTATTGGATAGCTTTTTAATTCTGATATAATCTTTTCCATTTCTTTAAACTGATGTATAAGAGAACTATCTATTTTCTGTCTATTAAAATTAATCATATCAATAATTTCTATTCCAAGTTTATTTTGGTCTGAAAAAAGTTCTCCTATTGATGTTACTTTTCCATCAGAATTTAAAAGATTAAACTTTATCATTGTATCTTCTAAAGTCAAATTTTTTTGTTTTGATTCTTCTTCTAAAAATCCAAAACTATATTCTTTCATAATAAAAAATCTCCTTTTTATATTATTACTTATTATATCATTTTATTATTATTTAATCTAATAATATTGTTGTTGAAATTGTATTGTATATATTTTTTAATATCTTGTATGTATCTACAATAATTACATTATTTAAATTTTCATACTCAAATAATATTTTTCTTACTTTAGTTATAGCATTTTCTCTTGTATTAACATTATCTATTGCTAATCCTAAAGCTCTTCTTACAACTTCATAATCTAATATCAGTCCTTGATTTTGATAAATAAATTCCGTATAATTAATTTTTCCTTGTTTTCTTCTTTCCATTAACCAATTTGCTAATTCATTTGCCCGTAAACTATATAAACGTTCTATTTCTTTAAAATCTAAAAAATTGTCTAAAATATACTTTTTATAATTTTCAAAATAGTTTCCTAAAATATCAAGATTTTCAAATTCAAAAGTATTAAAAGTTCTTCTCAATCTAATTCTTTTTGAAACTTCCATTCTTATCCTTTGTGGTAAATCACTATATGTCTTAGTAATTTCTTCAAATAATTCAGTAGGTAGTTTACTTTCTAAGTTCAAATATTGATTGTAAATTTCTAATCTACTATTATAATTTTTTCCTGAGCAGTTATTTTTATTCGGAGAATAGATTACTATTTCCATTTCTCTTTCTAATAAATTGATATATCCTTTTGTAGATATTCCAGATAACTTTTTATTATATACATTTGCTAAAATATAAAAAATATTTTGATAACCTGTAAAACATTCATCTATATTCATTAGATATGTAAATGGTATATCCACTCTATTTAAAACTATACCCTGTATAATTCCATTCACTTCATATTCTCTTAAAAGATTATAAACTAAATATCTCTGTACTTCAAAACATTCACTTCTTCTAGTTATTAAAAAAGCATTAGTTCCCTTATAAAATCTAGGATAAGATATCTTAACTATAAGATTACCAGTTCTAGAAAGTTCTAACACATTACAAAAATTATATCCATAATTACTTTTTATATTTTCAATATTATAAATTAATGTATTTATTTCATTTATATTAGTAAAAGTATTATTTAATTTTATTGCTATTTCTATTGTATCCATATAGATACCTCCTTTAGTATTAATTCTTATTAATTTCAGTGAGCAGTCAGGAGTGCCATAATTTTCAATTATGGCTTTTTATCTTCCTGCTCACTGATTTAGAAGATAAAACACTATTTTTATATGTTCTTTAATATAAAATAAGCTATTTATAAGTATTTTTTATTATAAATTTGTTACTTTTATTCAATCTATAAAAGTAGATAAATATATATACCCCCAAATGATAAGGAGGTATTCTTTTTTTAAAAAAAGAAAAATTTAATGTTTATACATATACATTGTTGTAAAATAAAAAAATGAGAGGTCTTTTTTAACCTCTCATCAATACTTCCTTTTATTCTTTCTTTATAATTATTGTATTAGTTTCTTTATTATACTCCATATTAACAGTTCTATCATTACTTGTAATTCCCATATCTTTTATGATACTTTGATTAATGGAAATATTATACTGTTCTGATATTCCTTTCTTAGGACTTCTATAACTTAGTTTCTTAATCATAATTTATACCTCCATATTATTGTATATATACATGATATTGTTATATAAAATTATTTTATTACAATATCTTGTGGTTATAGTATATGTACATAGTATTGTTGTATAAATTTATAATATAAAAAGTGTTAAAGAAATAAATTTCTTTAACACTTCTTCTTCTAAGCATAATTACAAATACGCATTACAGAAGTTTCTATAAATCCTAATATTTCTGCTCTCGTCATTTTTCCACTAGCCACCTCTAAAACTTCCTTTAATAACATATCGCCTAATGTTTTTAATGATTTTTCTCCATAGATTAAAGGACTAGCATTAAAGTCTATATTATCTTTCATATTTTCATATGTTATTTTATTTCCAGTTATTTTTATTACTGGAGCTATTGGATTCCCTGTAGGTGTTCCCCTTCCAGAAGTAAATAAAATTATTTGAGCTCCACCTGCTATCATTCCAGCTATAGATGAAGGATCATTTCCTGGAGTATCCATTATTACTAATCCTTTTTTTTCTATTGGTAAAGCATAATCTATAACATCTTGAATTTCTTTTGTTCCTCCTTTATGAATACAACCTAATGATTTTTCTTCTAGAGTTGTAATTCCTCCAGCCTTATTTCCTGGAGAAGGATTTCCTGCTCTTACACTTTCTCCAACCATTTCTAAACTTTTTTCATATCTTTCTATTATTTCATATATCCTATTTTTTATCTCTTGATTCTTTGCTCTTTTAGCTAAAATATGCTCAGCTCCTATAAATTCAGTTGTTTCACTTAAAACTGCTGTTCCTTGATTTTCCACAATTCTATCACAAACTTCTCCAACTACAGGATTAGCAGCTAATCCTGATGTAGGATCAGAACCACCACATTCTGTTCCTATTATTAATTCACTTATTGGAAACTTTTCTTTTTGAATTAAACTAGCTTCTTGAACTAATTCAATCGCATATCTAGTTCCTTTTTCTACCGTTTTTAAGGTTCCTCCCTCTTCTTGAATTATTAAAGTTTTCATTGGTTTATTTGTTCTTTTCTTTATTTCTTCCACAACTAAATCCATTTGACAATTTTCACAACCTAATGATACAACAACAATTCCATATATATTGGGATTTGCTGCATAACCAGCCATCATATCCATAGTATACTTTTGATCAGCAGGAACTTGGGAACAACCATTTTGATTATTAAAAGTAACAGTTCCTTTTACCTTTTCAGATATCATTCTTGCTGTATCAGAAGCACAAACACTAGCAGGAAGAATCAATACATGATTTCTTACCCCTACTTTTCCATCTGCTCTTTTATAACCATAAAATTCCATATTATCTCCTTATTAATTTTTTTCACTTTTTATATTATGTGTATGAACATGAGTTCCTTTTTTTATTTCTTCTATCGCTATTCCTATTACTTCTCCATATTTTTTTATAATTTCCCCTTTATTTATATTTTCTAAAGCTATTTTATGATAAATAGGAATATCTTCTAGAATTTCTATTTCTTTTATTTTTTCATCAACTGTTTTATATTCTATTTTTTCTCCTTTTTTTATATATTCTATTGCCACAATAATATTATCATTTTTACTAATAGTAATTCCTTTTATCATATTTCTCCTCTTCTTTTTCTTAATAGAATAATTCAACTAATAAAGTTGAAAAATGTGGTATAAATGTTAAAAGTATTAAAACAATAACTAATAAAATATAAAATGGTACTGCTTCTTTTATAAAATCTTTTATTTTACATTTTGTAATTCCACAAGTAACGAACATTAAAGTTCCCATTGGTGGAGATAAAGTTCCAATTGAAACATTAAATATAAATATCATTGCAAATTGAATAGGATCTATTCCAAATTTTAAAGCTATTGGTGCAAATAATGGAACTAATATAATCGTAATAGCATTTCCTTCTATAAACATTCCTACTAAAATTAAAAATATATTTACGATTATTAAAAAGGCATATTTACTTTCAAAAGAATTTACTATAAAATCTGTTAATTGTTGAGGTACTCTTTCTTTTGTCAAAACCCAAGATAGAGCTGCCGCAGCTCCAACTATTAACATTATAGTTGAAGTTGTTATTACTGTTTCCTTTATTCCAATTATAATTTTCTTTAAATCTAACTCCTTATAAACAAATCCCAATATTAAAGAATAAATTATAGCCACTGATCCAGCTTCTGTAGGAGTAAATAATCCTATTCTTATTCCACCTATTATTATTATAGGTAAACACAAAGGTAAAGCTGCTCCCTTAAGTGCTGTTAAAAATTCTTTCTTAGTTACTTTTCTTTCATAAATAGGAAGATATCCTCTTTTTTTAGACATTATATGTACTAATATCATTAATGAAACACACAGTAAAGTTCCTACTCCTATTCCTGATACAAATAATTTTCCAATAGATACATTTGCTATTGAACCATATAATATCATTCCTATTCCTGGAGGAATTAAAGGGGTTATCATAGCGGAAGTTGCTGTTACAACTGAAGAAAATTCTTTTGAAAATCCTTTTTTCTCCATTTCTGGAACTAACATTTTTGCTTCCATAGCTGCATCAGCCAAATTAGAACCTGATAAACCTCCCATTAAAGTAGATAATAATACATTAACTTGTGCTAGTCCTCCTGTCATTCTCCCTGTTAAAACAGTACAAAACTCCATTATTCTTTGAGTTACACCTGAATAATTCATAAAAACTCCAGCACAAACGAAAAATGGAATTGCTAATAATGGTATAC
The DNA window shown above is from Fusobacterium perfoetens ATCC 29250 and carries:
- the gltS gene encoding sodium/glutamate symporter, encoding MTFTFNMAETLAIAILVLLVGSAIKKKFPILERFFIPGPVVGGVVFSIILLIGHITGSFSFAFDGILKDFLMVAFYSTVGYLASFELLKKGGVGVVLFLLSAVILVVIQDSLGVFLAKIFGLHPYIGLAAGSIPLTGGHGTAGAFGPLLEEAGAGGAFSVAIASATYGLVAGCLIGGPIAKKLMEKHNLIAKKDQTPHQTKREIDNEVFEGDIDTYEEKVSETTIFQAVVFIGLAMGCGAWIPPFVKEHLGFAIPVYLGPMVVAALLRNVMDMAKKKLPLNEISMLGNIALSVFLSMALMSMKLWELAALALPLIAMLLIQTFIMGIFAYFITFNIMGRDYDAAVIACGHCGFGLGATPNAMANMEAFTKANGPSVKAFFVIPLVGSLFIDFFNAVIITFFMNMFK
- a CDS encoding DEAD/DEAH box helicase family protein — encoded protein: MVALNINFNSIGKKNSKNTIINPTELFNALPKKYEYLRDVQSQVLEEWYEKRESKKDTIIKMNTGGGKTLVSLLILKSSLNEKKGPAIYVVPNNFLKEQVKKEAINLGIEVTDNDKDPDFYLGKSILVINSHQLFNGKSKFKEGEIGTILFDDVHAILSILEEQFTIKLSKDREIYTKILSKFETTLKEQDPLKYEELKYGRLQGAMVVPFWIWQKKCNEVFKLLLEEEEREKKGLEEKEVTFKIDLVKENLKWYECIIDKNSIEITFDQIPIDTIQSYQKCERRIFTTATLANDNLLSSYLNLSSLDEAITPKTCSDIGERMILTPKLMNPNLNDDEIKLSLKEKSKDYNVIVLVSSIKKANGWKEYADLIVEKENIKKSIEDLKNRHVGLVVLVNRYEGIDLPNEMCRILVIDDLPKVERKYAKLIEGILGNNIETMANTIQKIEQGMGRGVRSSDDYCVVILLGDLLTDLIVRNKFKLEKLFSVATLTQYEVSMQLMEAVKSQNEVTIEVLNELMDYCLKRNKEWIQSLKGELADKKYDRTLAITSETKLLRECYDLVLKGEIELGVKKIIKFAETNLTISSELKGLLLQKAAKYFNSISIIEAQNLLNNAHIYSKLLVNPIEGIKKQRKIIEPKPQVDLLIEKLKDLTSNEYSIKMNTIRINLNFDDADYNSFEEGIMELGELLGFPSIRPDKDKGKGPDNLWAITPKYYLVIECKNEAKSETISKNYCNQLSGSIHWFEETYNLSNRFEAIPIIIHPSNYISKDAYPNDKMRCIDKEKLELLKENTKELAKGLSMLKSYNQDEIFKLLNHYHFDGENFIKFYTKDFIRK
- a CDS encoding ATP-binding protein; amino-acid sequence: MKEYSFGFLEEESKQKNLTLEDTMIKFNLLNSDGKVTSIGELFSDQNKLGIEIIDMINFNRQKIDSSLIHQFKEMEKIISELKSYPIESIREAICNAIIHRDYIIKGNTIVKIYNDRIEIISLGEIPSNISPKGLTLGISVCRNNEIMEIFRYLGITNRAGKGIEKILREYKEYKLEPTIESLGGVYRITLPKISYTINGVAVKKTYRKILDILDEKGTITNEELQVLIRLTSSGVIKNLKEMLELGLIEKIREGRNISYRIKISK
- a CDS encoding UxaA family hydrolase — translated: MEFYGYKRADGKVGVRNHVLILPASVCASDTARMISEKVKGTVTFNNQNGCSQVPADQKYTMDMMAGYAANPNIYGIVVVSLGCENCQMDLVVEEIKKRTNKPMKTLIIQEEGGTLKTVEKGTRYAIELVQEASLIQKEKFPISELIIGTECGGSDPTSGLAANPVVGEVCDRIVENQGTAVLSETTEFIGAEHILAKRAKNQEIKNRIYEIIERYEKSLEMVGESVRAGNPSPGNKAGGITTLEEKSLGCIHKGGTKEIQDVIDYALPIEKKGLVIMDTPGNDPSSIAGMIAGGAQIILFTSGRGTPTGNPIAPVIKITGNKITYENMKDNIDFNASPLIYGEKSLKTLGDMLLKEVLEVASGKMTRAEILGFIETSVMRICNYA
- a CDS encoding UxaA family hydrolase, encoding MIKGITISKNDNIIVAIEYIKKGEKIEYKTVDEKIKEIEILEDIPIYHKIALENINKGEIIKKYGEVIGIAIEEIKKGTHVHTHNIKSEKN
- a CDS encoding TRAP transporter large permease, with the translated sequence MEISIIGLVGIILLVFLFLKVPVFISILAGTATYFILTPRVPQLIMAQRITSGIESIPLLAIPFFVCAGVFMNYSGVTQRIMEFCTVLTGRMTGGLAQVNVLLSTLMGGLSGSNLADAAMEAKMLVPEMEKKGFSKEFSSVVTATSAMITPLIPPGIGMILYGSIANVSIGKLFVSGIGVGTLLCVSLMILVHIMSKKRGYLPIYERKVTKKEFLTALKGAALPLCLPIIIIGGIRIGLFTPTEAGSVAIIYSLILGFVYKELDLKKIIIGIKETVITTSTIMLIVGAAAALSWVLTKERVPQQLTDFIVNSFESKYAFLIIVNIFLILVGMFIEGNAITIILVPLFAPIALKFGIDPIQFAMIFIFNVSIGTLSPPMGTLMFVTCGITKCKIKDFIKEAVPFYILLVIVLILLTFIPHFSTLLVELFY